A DNA window from Allokutzneria albata contains the following coding sequences:
- a CDS encoding HNH endonuclease signature motif containing protein yields the protein MAPADIEDDVVAAYAAIGRAVAEFASTLMKLYEDLDPQVQQYAGDVLMPLLRVSQVKGNKLVDRAMSLVEHPVVLEALSEGRIDEGKALMIIDQVSVLDAANQAIAEPVLINHAATHNYTASQRYARRYILKLDAEAALRRHEEKRKQRLVEKFNLDDGMCSLRVVLPALDAALAFDRIDRIARALPKDDRTLDQKRSDVAADLLMGKETPAPQGEVCVNLTMPITNILGLTKDPVMLAGYGPLPAPIVADVAANGIWKRILTDPVTGMAENITTYRPTPAQRELINARYPTCTMVGCNQPAHRCDLDHCCPFDGANTTIANLRPKCRHHHRMKTHSRWSCENRPDGTHAWTTPSGKVIETELEPIADPAPF from the coding sequence ATGGCCCCTGCCGATATCGAAGACGACGTCGTGGCCGCCTACGCCGCGATCGGGCGTGCGGTGGCGGAGTTCGCCTCAACCCTGATGAAGCTCTATGAGGACCTGGATCCGCAAGTGCAGCAGTATGCCGGGGATGTCCTGATGCCGCTGCTGCGTGTCTCTCAGGTCAAGGGCAACAAGCTCGTTGATCGGGCGATGTCGCTGGTGGAGCATCCGGTGGTGTTGGAGGCGTTGTCGGAGGGGCGGATTGATGAGGGCAAGGCGTTGATGATCATTGATCAGGTCAGTGTCCTCGACGCCGCCAATCAAGCGATCGCCGAACCCGTGCTGATCAACCACGCCGCGACGCACAATTACACGGCGAGCCAACGCTATGCCCGGCGTTACATCCTCAAGCTCGACGCCGAAGCAGCCCTGCGGCGTCATGAGGAGAAGCGCAAGCAGCGGTTGGTGGAGAAGTTCAACCTCGACGACGGCATGTGCTCCCTGCGCGTCGTCCTCCCGGCCCTCGACGCGGCCCTGGCTTTCGACCGGATCGACCGCATCGCCCGCGCTCTCCCCAAAGATGACCGAACGCTGGACCAGAAACGATCCGACGTTGCGGCGGATCTGTTGATGGGCAAGGAAACACCCGCCCCGCAGGGTGAGGTGTGCGTGAACCTCACGATGCCGATCACCAACATCCTGGGCCTGACCAAGGACCCGGTGATGCTGGCCGGATACGGGCCGCTGCCCGCGCCGATCGTCGCTGACGTGGCCGCGAATGGCATTTGGAAGCGCATCCTCACCGACCCGGTGACCGGGATGGCCGAGAACATCACCACCTACCGACCCACCCCAGCGCAACGCGAGCTGATCAACGCCCGGTATCCGACCTGCACCATGGTCGGCTGCAACCAACCGGCTCACCGCTGCGACCTGGATCATTGTTGCCCGTTCGATGGCGCCAACACCACCATCGCGAACCTGCGGCCGAAGTGCCGCCACCACCACCGGATGAAGACGCACTCCCGTTGGTCCTGTGAGAACCGCCCCGACGGGACGCATGCGTGGACCACGCCGAGTGGCAAGGTGATCGAGACCGAACTCGAACCCATCGCCGACCCCGCACCGTTCTAG
- a CDS encoding sensor histidine kinase — protein MDRAPGWSVRLKLTLSYAGVVLLTGAVLLAVAWLYLLRHVPDKDQGLLGISPNRYLLTRIFGSAAVTALAVLLVLGLLGGWILAGRMLAPLTRIAEAARLASKGFLSHRVRIDGRKDELRELADVFDAMLDQLESHVAEQQRFAANASHELRTPLAISQALLHVARNDPTFDHAELIERLQHVNTRAIDLIEALLLLSRSDRGGFTREPVDLSLVAEEAAETLLPLAEKRGITLEVTGEATQAVGCGALILRMVTNLVQNAVVHNLPAGGTVTVHTEPDYDMSVLRVENTGQVLPPELVPTLIEPFQRGTERVRTDEHAGVGLGLAIVHSIVRAHEGTLDLAARPTGGLLVTVRLPRSR, from the coding sequence GTGGATAGGGCGCCCGGGTGGAGCGTTCGCCTCAAGCTCACCCTCAGCTACGCCGGGGTCGTCCTCCTCACCGGCGCCGTCCTGCTGGCCGTGGCGTGGCTGTACCTGCTGCGCCACGTGCCCGACAAGGACCAAGGCCTGCTCGGGATCAGCCCCAACCGGTACCTCCTCACGCGCATCTTCGGCTCGGCCGCGGTCACCGCCCTCGCCGTGCTGCTCGTGCTCGGCCTGCTGGGCGGATGGATCCTCGCCGGGCGGATGCTCGCACCGCTGACCCGGATCGCGGAGGCGGCGCGGCTGGCCTCGAAGGGGTTCCTGTCCCACCGGGTCCGCATCGACGGGCGCAAGGACGAGCTCCGGGAACTCGCCGACGTGTTCGACGCCATGCTCGACCAGCTCGAATCGCACGTCGCCGAACAGCAGCGGTTCGCCGCCAACGCCTCCCACGAGCTGCGCACCCCGCTGGCGATCTCCCAGGCGCTCCTGCACGTGGCGCGCAACGACCCCACGTTCGACCACGCCGAACTCATCGAACGCCTGCAGCACGTCAACACGCGGGCGATCGATCTCATCGAAGCCCTGCTGCTGCTCAGCCGCAGTGACCGTGGCGGCTTCACCCGCGAGCCCGTCGACCTCTCCCTCGTCGCCGAGGAAGCCGCGGAAACCCTGCTCCCGCTGGCCGAGAAGCGCGGGATCACGCTCGAAGTCACCGGCGAGGCGACCCAGGCCGTGGGCTGCGGGGCGCTCATCCTGCGGATGGTGACCAACCTCGTTCAGAACGCCGTCGTCCACAACCTGCCCGCGGGCGGCACCGTCACGGTCCACACCGAGCCGGACTACGACATGAGCGTGCTCCGGGTCGAGAACACGGGCCAGGTGCTCCCGCCGGAACTCGTACCGACGCTCATCGAGCCCTTCCAACGCGGAACCGAGCGCGTCCGCACCGACGAGCACGCCGGCGTCGGCCTCGGGCTGGCCATCGTGCACAGCATCGTCCGCGCCCATGAGGGCACTCTCGACCTGGCCGCCCGTCCCACCGGCGGTCTCCTCGTCACCGTTCGGCTTCCGCGAAGTCGCTGA
- a CDS encoding MFS transporter, with the protein MSRLLPQGPLRVLAIAQLANSVGDGAFYACSALFFTRVAGLSPTQVGLALTLGWATAMVAGVPLGALADRWGPRRTAVVLSVAVAGTLSAVLFVRSFPLVVLVVCGYACCQAGLGSARQTLLAALVPPAERTAARAHLQSTLNVGLALGAGLGALVLWSGTYTAYVAAFSLDAASFLLAAFVLRKLPPTPPPPPVTSTPEPRLGVLRDRPYAVVTLLNAIMCLNMPLLSLGLPMWVAQRTDAPAPVSAMLLALNMLGVVAFQVRMARQVTGLRTATRATGRAGWLMLAACAVYALSGFDLGAGVAVAVLVVAAVIQVFGEMLHGAGSWEIGFALAPPDRQGQYQGFFGMGPQIARMLGPVLLTALLIGGGAVGWLVLGGLFLLAGLAFAPAVRSAQRRLSGRAESVGVLGE; encoded by the coding sequence ATGTCCCGCTTGTTACCTCAGGGACCGCTGCGCGTGCTGGCCATCGCCCAGCTGGCCAACTCCGTTGGCGACGGCGCTTTCTACGCGTGCTCCGCGCTGTTCTTCACCCGTGTCGCCGGGCTCTCCCCCACGCAGGTCGGGCTCGCTCTGACGCTGGGCTGGGCGACCGCGATGGTGGCGGGTGTCCCCCTCGGCGCCCTCGCTGACCGTTGGGGACCGCGTCGCACTGCCGTGGTGCTGTCCGTTGCGGTCGCGGGGACGCTGAGCGCGGTGCTGTTCGTGCGCTCGTTCCCCCTCGTCGTGCTCGTCGTCTGCGGCTATGCCTGCTGTCAGGCGGGTTTGGGCTCGGCTCGGCAGACGCTGCTGGCCGCGCTCGTACCTCCGGCGGAACGCACCGCGGCGCGGGCGCACCTGCAGTCCACGCTGAACGTGGGCTTGGCGCTCGGCGCCGGACTGGGCGCGCTGGTGCTGTGGTCGGGCACCTACACGGCCTACGTCGCGGCGTTTTCCCTTGACGCGGCGAGTTTCCTGCTTGCCGCCTTCGTGCTGCGCAAACTGCCGCCCACGCCGCCGCCTCCTCCGGTGACGTCCACGCCCGAGCCTCGGCTCGGCGTGCTGCGCGATCGGCCGTACGCGGTGGTCACGCTGCTCAACGCGATCATGTGCTTGAACATGCCGTTGCTGAGCCTCGGCCTGCCGATGTGGGTCGCGCAGCGCACCGACGCCCCCGCGCCCGTGTCGGCGATGCTCCTCGCCCTCAACATGCTCGGCGTCGTCGCGTTCCAGGTGCGGATGGCCCGCCAGGTCACCGGTTTGCGCACCGCCACCCGGGCCACCGGCCGCGCGGGTTGGCTCATGCTCGCCGCCTGCGCGGTGTACGCCTTGTCCGGCTTCGATCTCGGCGCCGGTGTCGCCGTGGCGGTCCTGGTCGTCGCCGCGGTGATCCAGGTGTTCGGCGAGATGCTGCACGGCGCGGGGAGCTGGGAGATCGGCTTCGCCCTCGCCCCGCCCGATCGGCAAGGCCAGTACCAGGGCTTCTTCGGCATGGGCCCGCAGATCGCGCGGATGCTCGGCCCGGTCCTGCTCACCGCGCTGCTGATCGGCGGCGGCGCCGTCGGCTGGCTGGTGCTCGGCGGACTGTTCCTCCTCGCCGGCCTCGCCTTCGCCCCCGCCGTCCGCTCCGCGCAGCGGCGGCTGTCAGGTCGAGCCGAGAGCGTGGGCGTGCTCGGCGAGTAG
- the pdxR gene encoding MocR-like pyridoxine biosynthesis transcription factor PdxR → MDVHVSLSGSGDLTSRIYHQLLDAVLDGRLRPGDRLPPTRELASRLKVARSTVAIAYDRLAAEGFVTARVGAGTFVASTAMRPRPRKAPSGSGVRPRPLWTELAVDDAAPAAPPPHDFRLGTPEPGLFPFATWRRLLSGEVRASAVRAAGGYTEAAGHSGLRAAIARYLGVSRSVRAGADDVLITNGAQQALDLIGRVLIEPGDVVAVEEPGYPAARLLFQSLGARVVGVPVDDEGLVVNALPTSARLVYVTPSHQFPLGMPLSPARRAALLNWAEAHEAVIVEDDYDSEFRYGDRPLDPLQRLDRTGRVVYVGTFSKTLLPLLRLGFLIAPASLLPALGKAKRLTDWHSEHVGQAALAELIDSGELSRHVRRATRVYGERRDLILTALRGDLAEWVEPVRSAAGLHLAARLKPAVSVDLDAVLARAGERGVVVENLAAYGSGERGLAFGFGAATGITEGMRLLSDCFRAEAASP, encoded by the coding sequence GTGGACGTGCACGTCTCGCTCTCCGGCTCCGGTGACCTCACGTCCCGCATCTACCACCAGCTGCTGGACGCGGTGCTGGACGGTCGCCTGCGCCCGGGCGATCGCCTCCCGCCGACCCGGGAACTGGCGAGCCGGCTCAAGGTCGCCCGCAGCACCGTGGCCATCGCCTACGACCGGCTGGCCGCCGAGGGCTTCGTCACCGCGCGGGTCGGCGCGGGCACGTTCGTCGCGTCCACGGCCATGCGCCCGCGCCCCAGGAAAGCGCCGTCGGGCAGCGGGGTCCGGCCTCGTCCACTGTGGACTGAGCTGGCGGTCGACGACGCCGCGCCCGCCGCGCCACCGCCGCACGACTTCCGGCTGGGCACGCCCGAGCCCGGCCTGTTCCCCTTCGCCACCTGGCGCAGGCTGCTCTCCGGCGAGGTCCGCGCCTCCGCGGTGCGGGCGGCCGGCGGGTACACCGAGGCCGCCGGGCACTCGGGGCTGCGTGCAGCGATCGCGCGCTATCTCGGGGTGTCGCGGTCCGTGCGCGCCGGTGCCGATGACGTCCTCATCACCAACGGCGCGCAGCAGGCGCTCGACCTGATCGGCCGGGTGCTGATCGAGCCCGGTGACGTCGTCGCCGTCGAGGAGCCCGGCTATCCGGCCGCGCGGCTGCTGTTCCAGTCGCTCGGCGCTCGCGTGGTGGGCGTGCCGGTGGACGACGAGGGCCTGGTGGTGAACGCGCTGCCGACCTCGGCCCGGCTGGTGTACGTCACGCCGTCGCACCAGTTCCCCTTGGGGATGCCCTTGTCCCCGGCGCGCCGGGCGGCCCTGCTGAACTGGGCCGAGGCGCACGAAGCCGTGATCGTCGAGGACGACTACGACAGCGAGTTCCGCTACGGCGACCGCCCGCTGGACCCGCTGCAGCGCTTGGACCGCACCGGTCGCGTGGTCTACGTCGGCACCTTCTCCAAGACGCTGCTCCCGTTGCTGCGCTTGGGTTTTCTCATCGCTCCGGCATCGCTGCTGCCCGCGCTGGGCAAGGCCAAGCGACTCACCGACTGGCACAGCGAGCACGTGGGGCAGGCGGCGCTGGCCGAGCTGATCGACTCCGGCGAGTTGTCCCGCCACGTCCGGCGGGCGACGCGCGTCTACGGCGAGCGCCGCGACCTCATCCTCACCGCGCTGCGCGGTGATCTCGCGGAATGGGTGGAGCCGGTGCGTTCGGCCGCGGGCCTGCATTTGGCCGCAAGGCTGAAACCCGCCGTGTCCGTCGATCTCGACGCGGTGCTCGCGCGGGCAGGGGAGCGCGGTGTCGTGGTCGAGAACCTGGCGGCATACGGCAGCGGCGAGCGCGGACTGGCGTTCGGCTTCGGCGCCGCGACCGGGATCACCGAGGGCATGCGACTGCTGTCGGACTGCTTCCGAGCGGAAGCGGCAAGTCCCTGA
- a CDS encoding alpha/beta fold hydrolase has product MKNRFLSSAFAAVVALPFLAHVAGATEASPAPITWTECGTEFKGECAAIEVPIDWAKPGGEKFKLAIGRLPALDQKKRIGVLFAGAGGPGLSGIDRYITGRRIADDSPLRQYFDIVSFDPRGVSRSHEVRCSSELLDKPRWEVPKTEAQFQALKNLNAAIAADCRKHTGPLFDHVDTASAVRDIDAVRTALGEKQISFYGSSYGTMLGQQYAELFPRQIRASVLDSNVDHSISSAYEYLRTTAEELERSLGEFAGWCARTAACALNGRDVVAVWDGLHSRAVAGTLVDPDSGSVVRPESLRGNLDAWMYTPSRDWFTLAAYLAKLDGTKGAQSAAVTAPAEQTRQNSHQAIWCSDFRWNVSSFAEFDAHVKRVEREAAPHAKLSPFWTDVGWCLGWTGPVNNPQHQLKIKHVPPVLVTTSRFDVAAPLSWNLAVHRQIPGSVLLHYDGAGHGQRANSKCAWKHMTDYLITLSPPPPNTHCPAEYPTAPARVSDFAEAER; this is encoded by the coding sequence GTGAAGAACAGATTCCTCTCGTCGGCGTTCGCTGCCGTCGTCGCGCTGCCGTTCCTGGCGCACGTCGCCGGGGCGACGGAAGCCTCGCCCGCGCCGATCACCTGGACCGAGTGCGGAACGGAGTTCAAGGGTGAGTGCGCCGCGATCGAGGTTCCGATCGACTGGGCGAAGCCGGGCGGTGAGAAGTTCAAGCTCGCGATCGGCCGACTGCCCGCACTGGATCAGAAAAAGCGCATCGGTGTGCTGTTCGCCGGGGCCGGTGGTCCTGGTTTGTCCGGGATCGATCGCTACATCACCGGACGCCGTATCGCCGACGACAGCCCGCTGCGCCAGTACTTCGACATCGTGAGCTTCGACCCGCGCGGTGTCTCACGCAGCCACGAGGTGCGCTGCAGCTCCGAGCTGCTGGACAAGCCCCGGTGGGAGGTTCCGAAGACCGAGGCCCAGTTCCAGGCGTTGAAGAACCTCAACGCCGCCATCGCCGCTGACTGCCGCAAGCACACGGGTCCGTTGTTCGACCACGTTGACACGGCGAGCGCCGTCCGCGACATCGACGCGGTGCGCACCGCGCTCGGCGAGAAGCAGATCTCGTTCTACGGGTCTTCCTACGGCACGATGCTCGGCCAGCAGTACGCCGAGCTGTTCCCGAGGCAGATTCGGGCGAGCGTGCTGGATTCCAATGTGGACCACAGCATCTCTTCGGCCTACGAGTACCTGCGGACCACGGCGGAGGAGTTGGAGCGGTCGCTCGGCGAGTTCGCCGGTTGGTGCGCGCGCACGGCGGCGTGTGCGCTGAACGGGCGTGACGTCGTCGCCGTCTGGGACGGCCTGCACAGCCGGGCGGTGGCCGGGACGCTGGTGGATCCGGACAGCGGTAGCGTGGTCAGGCCGGAGTCGTTGCGCGGCAACTTGGACGCGTGGATGTACACGCCCTCCCGTGACTGGTTCACGCTGGCCGCCTACCTCGCCAAGCTGGACGGCACGAAGGGCGCCCAGTCGGCTGCCGTGACGGCTCCGGCCGAGCAGACCAGGCAGAACAGCCACCAGGCGATCTGGTGTTCGGACTTCCGGTGGAACGTCAGCAGCTTCGCCGAGTTCGACGCCCACGTGAAGCGGGTGGAGCGCGAGGCCGCCCCGCACGCGAAGCTGTCCCCGTTCTGGACCGACGTCGGCTGGTGCCTGGGCTGGACGGGGCCGGTGAACAACCCGCAGCACCAGCTGAAGATCAAGCACGTTCCGCCGGTGCTGGTGACCACCTCGCGTTTCGACGTGGCCGCGCCGCTGTCGTGGAACCTCGCGGTGCACCGGCAGATCCCCGGCTCCGTGTTGCTGCACTACGACGGTGCCGGGCACGGCCAGCGCGCCAACAGCAAGTGCGCCTGGAAGCACATGACCGACTACCTGATCACGTTGTCCCCGCCACCGCCGAACACGCACTGCCCGGCCGAGTACCCGACCGCGCCCGCGCGCGTCAGCGACTTCGCGGAAGCCGAACGGTGA
- a CDS encoding IS5 family transposase (programmed frameshift), which translates to MGRGELTDRAWAAIEPLLPPVSGGGRRWRDHRQVINAILWKLRTGAPWRDLPERYGPWKTAHERLRLWSKDGTWQKILDEVIVKDDSVGAVEWVISVDSSVVRAHQHAAGARKKGAAGEEIEALAVAGEGLGRSRGGLSTKIHLAVDGRGLPMRIILTAGQAGDNPQLIPLLDGIRVARSGPGRPRTRPGAVIADKAYSHPCTRHAMRARRIRFLCPERDDQTAHRKAQGSHGGRPPGFNTETYKQRNVVERCFNRLKQFRDLATRYAKHAAYYQAELVIAAIVLWLR; encoded by the exons GTGGGCCGTGGTGAGCTGACTGACCGAGCCTGGGCTGCGATCGAGCCGTTGTTGCCGCCGGTCTCTGGTGGTGGCCGTAGGTGGCGTGATCATCGGCAGGTGATCAACGCGATCTTGTGGAAGCTGCGCACCGGCGCCCCCTGGCGCGACCTGCCCGAGCGGTACGGGCCGTGGAAGACCGCGCACGAGCGGTTGCGGTTGTGGAGCAAGGACGGCACCTGGCAGAAGATCCTGGACGAGGTGATCGTCAAGGACGACTCGGTCGGCGCCGTGGAGTGGGTCATCAGCGTGGACTCCAGCGTCGTCCGGGCTCACCAGCACGCTGCTGGAGCCCGGAAAAAGGGGGCTGCGG GGGAGGAAATCGAGGCCCTCGCGGTCGCCGGGGAAGGACTCGGGCGATCCCGCGGAGGACTGAGTACCAAGATCCACTTGGCGGTGGACGGGCGCGGACTGCCGATGCGGATCATCCTCACCGCCGGCCAGGCCGGGGACAATCCGCAACTGATCCCGTTGCTTGACGGCATCCGGGTTGCCCGGAGCGGACCGGGACGTCCCCGCACCCGGCCGGGTGCCGTGATCGCTGACAAGGCTTATTCGCATCCCTGCACGCGCCACGCGATGCGGGCACGCCGGATCCGGTTCCTCTGCCCCGAACGCGATGACCAGACCGCCCACCGCAAAGCCCAGGGCTCACACGGCGGCCGCCCACCCGGCTTCAACACCGAAACCTACAAGCAGCGCAACGTCGTCGAACGCTGCTTCAACCGGCTCAAGCAGTTTCGCGACCTGGCCACTCGCTACGCCAAACACGCCGCCTACTACCAAGCCGAACTGGTCATCGCCGCCATCGTGCTGTGGCTGCGATGA
- a CDS encoding mycothiol-dependent nitroreductase Rv2466c family protein encodes MTTADLWFDPKCPWVWNTSRWLLEVERVREVRPRFHVMSLWLLNEGRTGLEEWYERWLADTLGPVRVLIAAQQKYGDEVLRDLYTAFGTRIHHRKERIGSDLYAGALAEVGLAEELAEAADVTTYDDALKASHHAGLDPLGDDLGTPALHITDSGGARTAFFGPVVSPVPRGEAAGRLWDGVVAVCGTPGFFELKRGRTESPRVD; translated from the coding sequence GTGACTACCGCTGACCTGTGGTTCGACCCGAAGTGCCCGTGGGTGTGGAACACCTCCCGGTGGCTGCTGGAGGTGGAGCGCGTGCGCGAGGTGCGGCCGCGCTTCCACGTGATGAGCCTGTGGCTGCTCAACGAGGGCCGCACCGGGCTGGAGGAGTGGTACGAGCGCTGGCTGGCCGACACTCTCGGTCCCGTCCGCGTTCTCATCGCCGCGCAACAGAAGTACGGCGACGAAGTGCTGCGCGATCTGTACACGGCGTTCGGCACGCGCATCCACCACCGGAAGGAGCGCATCGGCTCCGACCTCTACGCCGGGGCGCTCGCCGAGGTCGGCCTGGCAGAGGAGCTGGCCGAGGCCGCCGACGTCACCACCTACGACGACGCCTTGAAGGCCAGCCACCACGCCGGTCTCGACCCCCTCGGCGACGACCTCGGCACTCCCGCGCTGCACATCACCGATTCCGGTGGTGCGCGCACGGCGTTCTTCGGGCCGGTCGTCAGCCCCGTGCCCCGCGGTGAGGCGGCCGGTCGGTTGTGGGACGGCGTCGTGGCTGTCTGTGGCACGCCCGGGTTCTTCGAGCTCAAGCGCGGCCGCACCGAATCGCCCCGGGTCGACTGA
- a CDS encoding tetratricopeptide repeat protein: MVADDGKWDRRSVLRAAAVMTGTAATAPLLGGPAMAQDGRGGVADALFKAGNFEQAGRAYEEILRSDPKNVHAARQRGYVGLLANRFPDAEKYLTTAVALAPDDKEANQFLADCYTRQDKFSRAVPHWKAAGEDTYAKLFAAFRGEPYQIHGDFARLPWKHVDPAPAVEISLNGGPLRQFSFYTRVASLNVSAEAAAEAGLRAVTQQKIEYMGKTIWSFSGVLDSLRLGGIELRNIPVGWSDTRVGPNLGDGLIGTWIFYHFLTTVDYAGRSLILRRRTPEAAGQARAAALRAGAEPLPLWLAHEHLLFSTGSVADSGPRVVALNIGGTGEMVTGMPGETAKRLGVRTDYDRPVETWAGGKPLITYPCYPKEVRLGNAAATDVYCYANNQPAIGREGFDVLAHFSHCFFKPYNITLDFTDMNAYIARGKAD; encoded by the coding sequence ATGGTGGCTGACGACGGGAAATGGGATCGGCGCTCAGTGTTGCGCGCCGCGGCCGTGATGACCGGTACCGCCGCGACCGCCCCGCTGCTGGGCGGGCCGGCCATGGCGCAGGACGGCCGCGGCGGGGTCGCGGACGCGTTGTTCAAGGCCGGGAACTTCGAGCAGGCCGGTCGCGCGTACGAGGAAATCCTCCGAAGCGACCCCAAGAACGTGCACGCCGCACGCCAGCGTGGCTACGTGGGGCTCCTGGCGAACAGGTTCCCCGACGCCGAGAAGTACCTCACCACGGCCGTCGCGCTGGCGCCCGATGACAAGGAAGCCAACCAGTTCCTGGCCGACTGCTACACCCGGCAGGACAAGTTCTCCCGCGCCGTGCCGCACTGGAAAGCTGCCGGGGAGGACACCTACGCCAAGCTGTTCGCGGCCTTCCGCGGCGAGCCGTACCAGATCCACGGCGACTTCGCGCGGCTGCCGTGGAAGCACGTGGACCCCGCGCCCGCGGTGGAGATCTCCCTCAACGGCGGGCCGCTGCGGCAGTTCTCCTTCTACACGCGCGTCGCATCGCTGAACGTGTCAGCGGAAGCGGCCGCGGAGGCCGGACTGCGCGCCGTGACCCAGCAGAAGATCGAGTACATGGGCAAGACGATCTGGTCCTTCTCCGGCGTGCTCGACTCCCTCAGGCTGGGCGGCATCGAACTGCGCAACATCCCCGTCGGCTGGTCGGACACGCGGGTCGGCCCGAACCTCGGGGACGGGCTGATCGGAACGTGGATCTTCTACCACTTCCTGACCACTGTGGACTACGCGGGCCGCTCGCTGATCCTGCGCCGCAGAACCCCTGAAGCGGCAGGGCAAGCACGCGCAGCGGCCCTTCGCGCGGGCGCCGAGCCGCTGCCGCTGTGGCTGGCCCACGAGCACCTGTTGTTCAGCACGGGCAGCGTCGCCGACTCCGGACCACGCGTCGTGGCACTGAACATCGGCGGCACCGGCGAGATGGTCACCGGCATGCCCGGGGAAACGGCCAAGCGGTTGGGCGTCCGCACCGACTACGACCGACCGGTGGAGACGTGGGCAGGCGGCAAGCCGCTCATCACCTACCCCTGCTACCCGAAGGAGGTCCGCCTCGGCAACGCCGCCGCCACGGACGTCTACTGCTACGCCAACAACCAGCCCGCGATCGGCCGCGAAGGCTTCGACGTGCTGGCGCACTTCTCGCACTGCTTCTTCAAGCCCTACAACATCACCCTCGACTTCACCGACATGAACGCCTACATCGCCCGCGGCAAGGCGGACTGA
- a CDS encoding NAD-dependent epimerase/dehydratase family protein, translating into MRVLVTGGGGFLGAAVCASLTEAGHEVSSFARSLHAELASLGVQQYRGDLRDLQDVSAAVSGHEAVVHCAAKAGAWGPEREYREVNVLGTENVIRACREHGVRRLVHTSSPSVVHGGEDLDGVDESVPYATRFPAAYPRTKAEAERIVLAANSPELATVALRPHLIWGPGDPHFVPRVIAAAKSGRLRLVGPADKRIDTVYVDNAAEAHLLALERLEPGSPIAGRAYFITQDNPQSTEDTLAALLWAVGLPPVTRRVPHGLAKGVASVLEFTYRALRLRAEPPLTRLVTDHLGTAHWFDISAARRDLGYFPRISSTRGLVRLRLSITEPELG; encoded by the coding sequence ATGAGGGTTCTGGTCACCGGAGGCGGGGGTTTCCTCGGTGCTGCGGTCTGCGCGAGCCTGACGGAGGCGGGGCACGAGGTGTCCTCCTTCGCCCGGAGCCTGCACGCCGAGCTGGCCTCGCTCGGCGTGCAGCAGTACCGGGGAGACCTGCGCGACCTCCAGGACGTGTCCGCGGCTGTGTCCGGGCACGAGGCCGTGGTGCACTGCGCGGCCAAGGCGGGAGCTTGGGGGCCGGAACGGGAGTACCGCGAGGTCAACGTCCTGGGCACGGAGAACGTGATCAGGGCCTGCCGTGAGCACGGGGTGCGCAGGCTGGTGCACACCTCCAGCCCCAGCGTCGTGCACGGCGGCGAGGACCTGGACGGTGTCGACGAGTCGGTGCCGTACGCGACGCGCTTCCCGGCCGCCTACCCGCGCACGAAGGCGGAGGCCGAGCGGATCGTGCTCGCCGCGAACTCGCCGGAGCTGGCGACCGTGGCGCTGCGCCCGCACCTGATCTGGGGGCCGGGCGATCCGCACTTCGTGCCCCGGGTGATCGCGGCGGCGAAGTCCGGGCGGTTGCGGCTGGTCGGCCCGGCCGACAAGCGCATCGACACCGTCTACGTCGACAACGCCGCGGAGGCGCACCTGCTCGCGCTGGAGCGGCTGGAGCCGGGCTCGCCGATCGCGGGCAGGGCGTACTTCATCACCCAGGACAACCCGCAGTCCACAGAGGACACCCTCGCGGCGTTGCTGTGGGCGGTCGGGTTGCCGCCGGTGACGCGCCGGGTGCCGCACGGGCTGGCCAAGGGGGTCGCCTCGGTGCTCGAGTTCACCTACCGCGCGCTGCGGCTGCGGGCGGAGCCGCCGCTGACCAGGCTGGTCACCGACCACCTCGGCACCGCCCACTGGTTCGACATCTCCGCGGCCCGCCGCGACCTCGGCTACTTCCCGCGCATCAGCTCCACCAGGGGCCTGGTCCGGCTGAGGTTGTCCATCACCGAGCCGGAGCTGGGCTGA
- a CDS encoding TetR/AcrR family transcriptional regulator produces the protein MSQWTRNYFPSKEAILFDRADELIEDIVTTVRDRPPGHGVVAAFRDWHDRAIGFLTTPDAGERTRTLLRMVADSPALRAHERELDNQYRQALTTVLRDVRRSPADPAPVLLAGHLSALDRSRVTAATRTGFALLAEHAHALGST, from the coding sequence ATGTCCCAGTGGACGCGCAACTACTTCCCCAGCAAGGAAGCCATCCTGTTCGACCGTGCCGACGAACTCATCGAGGACATCGTGACCACCGTCCGGGATCGCCCACCGGGCCACGGGGTGGTGGCAGCCTTCCGTGACTGGCACGACCGCGCAATCGGCTTCCTGACGACGCCGGACGCGGGTGAGCGCACCCGAACCCTGCTGCGGATGGTCGCCGACAGCCCTGCACTCCGGGCTCATGAGCGCGAACTGGACAACCAGTACCGGCAGGCGCTCACCACTGTCCTGCGCGACGTCCGGCGCAGTCCTGCCGATCCCGCTCCCGTCCTGCTCGCCGGTCACTTGAGCGCCCTGGACCGGTCTCGCGTCACCGCCGCGACCCGGACGGGCTTCGCGCTACTCGCCGAGCACGCCCACGCTCTCGGCTCGACCTGA